Proteins found in one Quercus robur chromosome 2, dhQueRobu3.1, whole genome shotgun sequence genomic segment:
- the LOC126716168 gene encoding glycosyl hydrolase 5 family protein-like, translated as MVAMAFLVMSISMQGLAYGTKSNSCHVYRISQCETVNSANPNILVVVSGLNFDLDLSFLGNKSVNLSFTKKLVFEAHRYGFTDLAIWESNDVNKACGIVRDDMTSKTGFLLDKGFPLFVSEFGMDERETNTNDNKFMNCFLSYAAELDFDWAIWALTGSYHIREGTTDMEEFDGLLNFDWSSVRNPGFLQRISTIQSPSKGPGLPETNTTINFPSFNGFMRPKKIGV; from the exons ATGGTGGCAATGGCTTTTTTGGTGATGAGTATTTCAATGCAGGGTCTGGCTTACGGGACTAAGTCGAATAGCTGCCATGTTTACCGAATTTCCCAATGTG AAACAGTGAACTCAGCAAATCCGAATATTCTTGTCGTTGTCTCTGGCTTGAATTTCGACTTAGACTTGTCTTTCCTTGGAAATAAATCAGTGAATCTCTCATTCACTAAAAAACTAGTATTTGAAGCACATAGGTACGGATTTACAGATTTAGCTATATGGGAAAGCAATGATGTGAACAAAGCTTGTGGAATCGTGCGAGATGACATGACGAGCAAGACAGGGTTTTTGTTGGACAAGGGGTTTCCATTATTTGTGAGTGAATTTGGGATGGACGAAAGAGAGACCAATACAAATGACAACAAATTCATGAATTGCTTCTTGAGTTATGCAGCTGAACTTGACTTTGATTGGGCCATTTGGGCACTCACTGGGAGTTACCACATTAGAGAGGGAACAACTGATATGGAGGAGTTCGATGGGctacttaattttgattggagCAGTGTTCGAAATCCAGGATTTTTGCAGAGGATCTCCACAATCCAATCTCCCTCTAAAG GCCCAGGTTTACCAGAAACTAACACAACAATTAATTTTCCATCCTTCAACGGGTTTATGCGTCCTAAGAAGATCGGTGTTTGA
- the LOC126708793 gene encoding uncharacterized protein LOC126708793 isoform X2 — protein sequence MDKDSVMRNHHTNNNNNIRGGGEATSSFLRPSIDSSRQQATTSSDFGFQWGNRKRLRCMKIQVKDKDHDSTGPVHRTTVRVDRRVVRADKDSSNSHPSNNGYLNLRHRPSSSPPPPPQRILRNSAEITSSAMRGGQSNGGGVRGIGASPDRGGAHDKKVTHTNHNSHHHHPHHHHQNENNINNHNKSAAASSETAHDSKKGGGGGGSSSGGSGDAGVAGAGSVVWPPKFVIALTNKEKEEDFMAIKGSKLPQRPKKRAKFIQRTLNFGSASLLLFL from the exons ATGGATAAAGACTCTGTGATGAGGAACCAccacaccaacaacaacaacaacattagaGGAGGAGGTGAAGCGACGTCGTCGTTTTTGAGACCAAGTATTGATAGCAGTAGACAACAGGCAACGACGTCGTCTGATTTCGGGTTCCAGTGGGGGAATCGTAAGCGGCTTAGGTGTATGAAAATCCAGGTCAAGGACAAGGACCACGACTCGACTGGACCGGTTCATAGGACCACGGTTCGCGTGGACCGCCGGGTCGTCCGAGCCGATAAAGACTCGTCGAATAGTCACCCCAGTAATAATGGGTATTTGAATCTGCGTCACCgaccctcttcttctcctccaccgcCACCTCAGCGAATTCTCAG GAACTCTGCTGAGATTACTTCAAGTGCTATGAGGGGAGGCCAAAGCAACGGAGGAGGTGTGAGGGGAATTGGTGCCTCACCGGACAGAGGGGGTGCGCACGATAAGAAAGTGACACACACCAATCACaatagccaccaccaccacccccatCACCATCACCAGAATGAGAATAATATCAATAATCATAATAAGTCAGCGGCTGCTTCGTCCGAGACAGCGCACGATAGCAAgaaaggtggtggtggtggtggctcgTCGTCTGGGGGCAGCGGTGACGCTGGTGTAGCAGGTGCAGGAAGTGTTGTGTGGCCTCCAAAGTTCGTCATTGCTTTGACcaacaaagagaaagaagaggatTTCATGGCTATTAAAGGCTCTAAGCTCCCTCAGAGACCCAAAAAGCGTGCCAAGTTCATCCAGCGCACCCTCAAT tttggATCTGCTTCgcttttgttgtttctttga